One Alnus glutinosa chromosome 13, dhAlnGlut1.1, whole genome shotgun sequence genomic window, ctcttcatccgttcagaggttgcctacgcattgaacatgaaaataaacatgtaacaattgacacacttaaattaaaactaaaattaaatgaactgttattaaaaaatagttgacaattttttggcctacatacgattttatgctctctgcaccaatctctcagcaggaattctacatcttctgcatcatactcctcaaaaaaattttccggcattctcgcacggatactctcgggcgtgtcaccgtctccaattcgtagttgggttttgaacctcgacttccacgagcggtgcttacgtccaatatcattccacgcctcctgttgtgccctgcgcatgTCTACtaatacaggtagatagaactcctcctgcacatttcaatcaaagcattttaggtttaaaaacttcaacaaaaacattaagctcaactttaattcaaataaataattaaattatattcataaacataccatcagtgcgttccacattgcctgcttaatctgcctatttaccctcgcccattcatcccgcatgtgtatgtaggacccactcctgatcatcttgccTTCTGCccgccgaaaacgattgcaggctcgtcctacaggttgtatagcagcattgtactgcaatacaaccttcttccccctcgggagcacccagtttctcgctgggtcgtcaatcacctcataataaatggtcccgtctgggttgtaccctaatgaaaaatatattcaacattaatttaattggttaacactaaataacacacacacacacacacacacacacacacacacacacacacacacacacacacacacatatatatatatatatatatatatatatacatatatgaacaaaatgtaatcaaatagttatttttttccaaaccaaaaaaaatattttggtaacataatatgagttttaaggatgtttacatatgtacttacccatcaaccgaatctgtcCAGTCCCTATGTGCtgcgtcgctgggtcgcctgcaacctcctcgccaacctctccggctggtggaggatgctgatcatcatctgaatccataccctgggggctaccgggggacaactgatcggtacccaacatcgcaacgtcctcctcatgggtagtctggctcccccccacatctggcatctgactctcaccggaaagcggcatctgactttcaccggaaagcggcatctggctctcaccaggtaacggcatctggctctctacatggcccgggccctgactcgcccccgatgctggcatctgtctcggccccaaaatctggccctgcatcgccgcctgtgccggtatttgtcccaaccccacagccggcatctgcatctccccggtctgtgactgtggaaatctaccatcctgcgtctcactatcagggttacacgtcataggtccactatacgtatacggaaagtacggcgcataaccctgtgaccccatcccctctcgcacccaccatcgataggcgttacccggttgggtgaaccctatctgagataatgtcggcagctccgacaatggagagctgcaaggtccagctgtgctgatctgcccgtgatctgacatgggcacggccaccatacccggcaacaatggtctataagccccgtctgggtggtgtggccacgccgcagtatatactggcgtcgaatcagtgggcgtggacatggggggcacgggtgggcgaggtgcccgatatgcataaggatggcgtccctggtccatcaatacctgcgaacaaatatagacaaattaattagaatattttttgtaatatatttttaatgaatatgcaaattatacaacgaaatttatgcaaataataaaaattcgtattcagttcaagcgaattgtacaaacaatatatatatcactcaagtgtgttgagttcaagctaattatactcacaagaaatacatcaatcattgtatcacgggagcttcaatcggatcaatgtcgggcctgtcgtactcgaattcatcattcgtatcgggtaggtcatcagtggctagtacgagcggtacgcactcatggtaggttgtaccatcctcattactcccatccccctggccaacgtcgtacacgttgcatggtttggtcctaaccgcacaaacccaatttgggttccttccatcttcgacgtagaatacttgatccacctgagatgtaagcacgtacggctc contains:
- the LOC133853836 gene encoding uncharacterized protein LOC133853836 gives rise to the protein MQGQILGPRQMPASGASQGPGHVESQMPLPGESQMPLSGESQMPLSGESQMPDVGGSQTTHEEDVAMLGTDQLSPGSPQGMDSDDDQHPPPAGEVGEEVAGDPATQHIGTGQIRLMGYNPDGTIYYEVIDDPARNWVLPRGKKVVLQYNAAIQPVGRACNRFRRAEGKMIRSGRSSIYLY